Proteins from a single region of Chloroflexota bacterium:
- the ilvN gene encoding acetolactate synthase small subunit yields MRHVLIADVEDHPGVLNRIASLFRKRAYNIESLAVGHSHRPGISRMTIVVAEEHKEAIQVAKQLDKLIEVLSVIDVTEQRHVSREMALAKIAAPEMKRTEILQLANVYRAQVVDVSPGSIILEITGDEDKIDSFVEIIRPYGILELSRTGEVAMVRGRAMPAPTVVAEEGPAA; encoded by the coding sequence ATGAGACACGTCCTAATCGCAGACGTCGAAGACCATCCCGGCGTTCTCAACCGCATCGCCAGCCTCTTCCGTAAACGCGCATACAACATCGAGAGCCTGGCCGTCGGCCACTCGCACCGGCCAGGCATCTCTCGCATGACAATTGTCGTGGCGGAAGAACACAAAGAAGCAATTCAAGTGGCCAAGCAACTGGACAAACTGATCGAGGTGCTTTCGGTCATCGATGTTACGGAGCAACGCCACGTTTCCCGTGAAATGGCTCTGGCCAAGATAGCCGCTCCAGAGATGAAGCGCACGGAGATCTTGCAGCTTGCCAATGTCTATCGCGCCCAAGTGGTAGACGTGTCGCCCGGCAGCATCATACTCGAGATTACGGGTGACGAAGACAAGATCGACTCGTTCGTGGAGATCATTCGCCCGTACGGCATTCTTGAATTGAGCCGCACCGGGGAGGTCGCCATGGTACGGGGGCGCGCTATGCCCGCGCCGACAGTTGTGGCGGAAGAGGGCCCGGCGGCGTAG
- a CDS encoding DUF1697 domain-containing protein, producing MANALDPDKQPLSYAAFLRGINVGGRRKIKMADLRASFTALSFVNVKTVLASGNVRFDAPGADETEARTAIEQRLLQDFGHSIGVIVRPLTELQALLDTNPFEALATTAQIKLYVTFLPERGNSRNGASTALPDGYAIVRATAREVCSVLTLAQGRSTIDLMAHLEKQFGKDITTRTWNTVTRLLNAS from the coding sequence ATGGCAAACGCCCTAGACCCTGACAAGCAGCCACTTTCCTACGCGGCATTCCTCCGGGGCATCAACGTGGGAGGGCGCCGGAAAATCAAAATGGCCGATTTGAGAGCGTCGTTCACCGCGTTGAGCTTTGTCAACGTCAAAACGGTGCTCGCCAGCGGCAACGTCCGCTTCGACGCGCCGGGAGCCGATGAAACTGAAGCCCGCACGGCAATTGAACAACGCCTATTGCAGGACTTCGGGCACAGTATCGGTGTGATTGTCCGGCCACTTACGGAATTGCAGGCGCTGCTCGACACTAACCCCTTCGAAGCATTGGCGACCACTGCACAAATAAAACTTTATGTCACATTTCTCCCCGAGAGAGGTAACAGCCGCAATGGCGCCTCAACCGCTCTTCCTGACGGTTACGCTATCGTGCGCGCTACCGCAAGGGAAGTCTGCAGCGTTCTCACGCTAGCCCAAGGGCGCAGCACAATTGATCTCATGGCCCACCTTGAGAAACAGTTCGGCAAAGATATTACAACGCGAACGTGGAACACGGTGACGCGGCTATTGAACGCATCCTAG
- a CDS encoding VOC family protein, whose amino-acid sequence MDLESNASLPTLFPYFSYRDAAAALKWLSDAFGFTTIIDFRDPDGNVVHAEMSLGNGAIMLGTTIAAQSAGSNRHAAAEQGIYVYVADVDAYYRCAAAAGANIVFPPEDTEWGSRRYRALDPEGHEWSFGNYRPSPT is encoded by the coding sequence ATGGATCTGGAGTCCAACGCATCACTGCCAACACTCTTCCCGTATTTCAGCTACCGCGACGCGGCAGCAGCCCTCAAATGGCTTAGCGATGCCTTTGGTTTCACCACGATCATCGACTTCCGCGACCCGGATGGCAACGTTGTGCATGCGGAAATGAGTCTCGGCAACGGCGCAATCATGCTCGGGACCACAATCGCCGCACAGTCCGCGGGGAGCAACCGACACGCAGCGGCGGAACAAGGCATTTATGTGTACGTGGCTGACGTGGATGCCTACTATCGATGCGCCGCGGCTGCCGGAGCAAACATTGTCTTCCCTCCTGAAGACACGGAATGGGGTTCCCGCAGATACCGCGCGCTTGATCCGGAAGGACACGAGTGGAGCTTTGGCAACTACCGGCCCTCGCCGACCTAG
- the mobB gene encoding molybdopterin-guanine dinucleotide biosynthesis protein B, with protein sequence MIPVVCIVGKHNAGKTTLLEKLIPCLQERGRRVAVIKHAAHGFTLDREGSDSWRLAHSGAEAVVLSGPGDAVIFCKVSHDASLPQLVGLLPMLGYDFVLVEGYKRSKFPKIEVHRSDLGPDLLLAEEQLAAVVSDGEMTLSIPTYRSNDSHGLAAFLVERYARPDPERDAIRLTVDGEEVPINAFASAVISGGILGMLSALKGVEKPGDIRIEIRRGRGRDGT encoded by the coding sequence GTGATCCCCGTGGTATGCATAGTCGGAAAGCATAATGCGGGGAAGACGACGCTCCTGGAAAAACTCATCCCGTGCCTGCAGGAGCGTGGACGGCGGGTCGCGGTGATTAAACATGCCGCGCATGGCTTTACGTTGGACCGAGAGGGCAGCGACTCCTGGCGTCTGGCACATTCTGGCGCAGAAGCGGTGGTGCTCAGCGGGCCTGGGGACGCCGTCATCTTCTGCAAAGTGTCTCATGACGCTTCACTACCGCAGCTCGTGGGATTGCTGCCAATGTTGGGGTATGACTTCGTATTGGTCGAAGGCTACAAGCGGTCGAAATTCCCAAAGATAGAGGTGCACCGTAGCGATCTAGGGCCGGACCTGCTGCTTGCGGAAGAGCAACTTGCGGCCGTCGTGAGCGACGGCGAAATGACACTCTCTATTCCTACGTACCGGTCTAACGACTCGCATGGTTTAGCGGCATTCCTGGTCGAGCGCTATGCGCGTCCGGACCCGGAGCGCGACGCGATTCGGCTCACGGTCGATGGTGAGGAGGTACCGATTAATGCCTTTGCCAGCGCGGTAATATCCGGCGGCATATTGGGAATGCTGTCTGCGCTCAAGGGGGTAGAAAAGCCGGGAGACATTCGCATCGAAATTCGCCGGGGGCGCGGGCGAGACGGCACATAG
- a CDS encoding DUF971 domain-containing protein has protein sequence MRDIRARTPAMISRGEDSRELRVEWRDGHISRYDWEDLRRSCPCALCAGEMDIPGSMHAGIILTAAQTFLESIEQVGSYAVRMHWEDGHNTGIYTFDGLREGCPCCVEKE, from the coding sequence ATGAGAGACATTCGGGCACGAACGCCCGCGATGATATCACGCGGCGAGGACAGCCGCGAACTCAGAGTCGAGTGGCGAGATGGGCACATTAGCCGCTACGATTGGGAGGACTTGCGCCGCTCGTGTCCGTGTGCTCTTTGCGCCGGTGAAATGGACATTCCCGGGTCGATGCATGCCGGCATAATTCTGACGGCAGCTCAGACGTTCCTGGAGTCAATTGAGCAAGTGGGGAGCTATGCGGTCCGGATGCATTGGGAAGACGGCCACAACACGGGCATTTACACGTTCGATGGATTGCGCGAAGGTTGTCCCTGTTGTGTGGAGAAAGAGTAG
- the ilvB gene encoding biosynthetic-type acetolactate synthase large subunit encodes MKRTGAEIILDSLVAHGVHTVFGYPGGACLPLYDALYHYQDRINHILVRHEQGAAFAADGYARASADVGVCIATSGPGVTNLVTGIAGAHMDSVPVVALTGQVPRNLLGTDGFQETDATGVMLPITKHNWLVMNAEELPRVMEEAFHIANTGRKGPVQVDVPKDVFLEEVEFDNFPPPNIPGYNPDEGMQPDPTLVREAAEVIHGSEKPIILAGHGIHYSGAYEELLAFAEKANIPVITTLHGVSSFPESHDLSFGMVGMHGNIYANWAVDRADLLISLGMRFDDRVTGRLEDFATEARIIHVDIDPAEIGKNVNTDVGIVADLKPTIRALIDEIDQLDHSPWVKQICQWREDHPSLAIRETEIVLPQWVIRQIYHITNGEAVVVTDVGQAQMWAAQHFWYDRRNTFFSSGGLGAMGYAFPASIGVKYARPNEQVWCIIGDGGFQMTLQDLAVVKEHNIDVKIAIINNNHLGMIRQWQTLFYDSRFMSAKLENPDFVKLAEAYGLPGLRASTKSDVVKVLKEAEEIPGPVVLDLVVDEVEKVYPMVPAGSSLAETIEGDEVEEARYA; translated from the coding sequence ATGAAACGGACAGGTGCAGAGATCATCTTGGATAGCTTGGTGGCACACGGCGTGCACACCGTATTTGGGTATCCCGGAGGCGCGTGCCTGCCTTTGTATGATGCCCTCTACCATTACCAGGACAGAATTAACCACATCCTGGTGCGCCATGAGCAAGGCGCCGCCTTCGCAGCCGACGGCTACGCCCGCGCCAGTGCCGATGTCGGCGTGTGTATCGCAACCAGCGGACCGGGTGTTACCAATCTCGTTACCGGTATCGCGGGAGCCCACATGGATTCCGTGCCTGTGGTTGCCCTCACCGGCCAGGTACCGCGCAATCTGCTCGGCACGGACGGCTTCCAGGAAACCGACGCGACCGGCGTCATGCTACCGATTACAAAGCACAACTGGCTTGTTATGAATGCCGAAGAGCTTCCCCGCGTAATGGAAGAGGCGTTCCATATTGCCAACACAGGTCGCAAGGGCCCGGTGCAGGTGGACGTTCCCAAGGACGTCTTCCTGGAGGAAGTTGAGTTTGACAACTTTCCGCCGCCCAACATTCCCGGTTACAACCCGGATGAGGGCATGCAACCTGATCCAACACTTGTGCGCGAAGCAGCGGAGGTGATCCACGGGTCAGAGAAGCCGATCATCCTGGCGGGCCACGGCATACACTATTCTGGCGCCTACGAAGAATTGCTGGCGTTTGCCGAGAAAGCAAATATTCCCGTCATCACGACACTCCACGGCGTCTCGTCATTCCCGGAAAGCCATGATCTTTCGTTTGGCATGGTTGGCATGCACGGCAATATCTATGCCAACTGGGCCGTGGACCGCGCAGACCTCCTCATCTCCTTGGGTATGCGCTTCGATGACCGCGTAACAGGCCGCCTTGAGGACTTTGCGACAGAGGCGCGCATCATCCACGTGGACATCGACCCGGCGGAAATCGGCAAGAACGTGAACACAGACGTTGGCATCGTGGCCGATCTCAAGCCCACCATTCGCGCGCTCATTGATGAAATCGACCAACTCGACCACAGCCCTTGGGTTAAGCAGATCTGCCAGTGGCGTGAGGACCACCCCAGCCTCGCAATCCGCGAGACCGAGATCGTGCTGCCGCAGTGGGTTATTCGCCAGATCTACCACATCACTAATGGCGAGGCCGTGGTAGTCACCGACGTCGGGCAAGCGCAAATGTGGGCCGCGCAGCACTTCTGGTACGACCGGCGCAATACTTTCTTCTCGTCGGGCGGCCTCGGCGCAATGGGATACGCCTTCCCCGCATCAATCGGCGTCAAGTATGCACGTCCTAATGAGCAGGTCTGGTGCATTATCGGTGACGGCGGCTTCCAGATGACGCTGCAAGACCTTGCCGTCGTCAAAGAGCACAACATCGACGTGAAGATTGCCATCATCAACAACAACCATCTCGGCATGATCCGGCAATGGCAGACCCTCTTCTACGATAGCCGCTTTATGAGCGCCAAGTTGGAGAACCCGGACTTCGTGAAGCTGGCCGAGGCCTACGGCCTGCCCGGCCTTCGCGCTTCTACGAAGAGCGACGTGGTCAAAGTGCTGAAAGAGGCGGAAGAGATCCCCGGGCCGGTGGTGCTCGATCTGGTTGTGGACGAAGTCGAGAAAGTCTACCCGATGGTGCCGGCAGGTTCGAGCCTCGCCGAGACGATCGAGGGAGACGAAGTGGAAGAGGCGAGGTACGCATGA
- a CDS encoding VOC family protein, producing MSRIVHFEIQASDPERAIGFYAGVFGWQFHQWEGGDADYWLIVTGSDDEPGINGGLARRRGDPPEESAALNSYACVVQVEDLDATLEKITAEGGLIALPKSPVPGVGWVGYAKDTEGNIFGMMQPDPAAG from the coding sequence ATGTCACGAATCGTACACTTCGAGATTCAAGCCTCTGACCCGGAGCGCGCCATAGGCTTCTATGCCGGCGTCTTTGGGTGGCAGTTTCATCAATGGGAAGGCGGAGACGCGGACTATTGGCTCATCGTTACCGGGTCTGATGACGAGCCCGGCATCAATGGCGGCCTGGCCAGGCGGAGGGGTGACCCGCCGGAGGAATCCGCTGCCCTCAATAGTTACGCCTGTGTCGTCCAAGTCGAAGACCTCGACGCGACCCTAGAGAAGATCACGGCGGAGGGGGGCCTTATTGCACTGCCGAAGTCCCCAGTGCCCGGGGTTGGCTGGGTTGGATACGCCAAAGACACGGAGGGCAACATCTTTGGGATGATGCAGCCGGATCCCGCCGCAGGTTAG
- a CDS encoding DUF1801 domain-containing protein: MQELAARLRSLVRETVPDATEIAYPGWHGPGFRHPKWGCFCGMFPREDSVRLLFENGATILDPDGTLEGCGNQTRDVHIRRREDARVRPFKRLA; this comes from the coding sequence GTGCAAGAGTTGGCCGCTCGTTTACGCAGTCTGGTGCGTGAAACTGTACCGGACGCCACAGAGATTGCCTATCCCGGCTGGCACGGCCCTGGGTTCCGGCATCCAAAGTGGGGCTGTTTTTGTGGGATGTTCCCACGGGAAGACAGCGTTCGACTGCTCTTCGAGAATGGCGCAACCATCCTCGACCCTGACGGCACTTTGGAAGGGTGTGGGAATCAGACTCGCGACGTGCATATTCGGCGGCGGGAAGATGCTCGGGTGCGGCCGTTCAAGCGACTGGCATGA
- the ilvC gene encoding ketol-acid reductoisomerase, producing MVQVYYDEDANIDLLNDKTIGIIGYGSQGHAHALNLRDSGCNVMVGLYEGSRSWSKVESDGLQVGTTDEVAQQADLIMMLTPDTVQPSLYQESIAPHLRSSQVLLFAHGFNIHFQQIVPPAIVDVSMVAPKAPGHRMRATFEEGNGVPGLLAIQQDASGNARELTLAYARGIGCTRAGVLNTTFKEETETDLFGEQTVLCGGVSALVKAAFEILVDAGYQPEVAYFECMHELKLIVDLFYQGGLNYMRYSVSETAEYGDYSRGPRVVDDHVKEKMHEILHEIQTGEFAREWILENMAGRPAFNAYREMDKTHQIETVGKNLRAMMPWLDPK from the coding sequence GTGGTTCAGGTCTACTACGACGAAGACGCAAACATCGATCTGCTCAATGACAAGACAATTGGCATCATTGGCTACGGCAGCCAGGGGCACGCCCACGCGCTCAACCTGCGCGACAGCGGTTGCAATGTCATGGTGGGACTGTACGAAGGCAGTCGCTCGTGGTCCAAAGTCGAGAGCGACGGTCTTCAAGTTGGCACCACTGACGAGGTGGCGCAGCAGGCCGACCTCATCATGATGCTCACGCCGGATACGGTGCAGCCCAGCCTCTATCAGGAGTCAATTGCCCCCCACTTGCGCTCCAGTCAGGTGCTCCTCTTCGCTCATGGTTTTAACATCCACTTTCAGCAAATCGTTCCCCCCGCCATCGTAGATGTGAGCATGGTTGCCCCTAAAGCTCCAGGCCACCGCATGCGCGCCACATTCGAAGAAGGCAACGGCGTGCCTGGATTGCTGGCTATCCAGCAGGATGCCAGTGGCAACGCCCGGGAACTAACGCTGGCCTATGCCCGTGGCATTGGCTGCACCCGCGCTGGTGTGCTGAATACGACATTCAAGGAAGAGACGGAGACCGATCTCTTCGGCGAACAGACCGTCCTCTGCGGCGGTGTGAGCGCATTGGTGAAGGCGGCCTTCGAAATCCTGGTAGATGCCGGTTACCAACCGGAAGTCGCCTATTTTGAGTGCATGCACGAGCTCAAGCTCATTGTGGACCTCTTCTACCAGGGCGGCCTCAACTATATGCGGTACTCGGTGAGTGAAACCGCCGAATACGGCGACTACAGCCGCGGACCCCGTGTGGTTGACGACCACGTCAAGGAGAAAATGCACGAGATCCTACATGAAATCCAGACCGGAGAATTCGCCCGTGAGTGGATTCTTGAGAACATGGCCGGGCGCCCGGCGTTCAACGCCTACCGTGAAATGGACAAGACGCACCAGATTGAAACCGTCGGCAAGAACCTGCGGGCCATGATGCCGTGGCTCGATCCCAAGTAG
- a CDS encoding UxaA family hydrolase, with translation MKQVLHIIDDKDNTAIALADLTPGAKVSFTGPDGAQEITILDDIPFGHKVAVKAIGNGEHVIKYGESIGAATQDIAPGNHVHTQNLESLRGRGDLVGADQSS, from the coding sequence ATGAAACAGGTGCTCCACATTATCGACGACAAGGACAACACCGCAATCGCGCTGGCTGACCTTACCCCAGGCGCCAAGGTCTCTTTCACAGGACCAGACGGCGCGCAGGAAATCACGATTCTCGACGACATTCCCTTCGGTCACAAGGTGGCCGTGAAAGCCATCGGCAACGGCGAACACGTCATCAAGTACGGCGAATCGATTGGGGCTGCCACGCAAGACATTGCGCCGGGCAATCACGTGCACACGCAGAATTTAGAGAGCCTGCGCGGGCGTGGTGACCTCGTCGGCGCCGACCAATCCTCCTAG
- the nth gene encoding endonuclease III: MPAQKSASPPKRKRGRESKRALRERLGEIVSGLRATYPEAECALEYRSAWELLVATILSAQCTDKRVNMVTPALFERFPTVEAFAAAPREELETAIRTTGFFRNKAKNIQGAAHVLLEKFGGAVPNTMAELLELPGVARKTANVVLGVAFQVADGVVVDTHVSRLSQRLRLTREKEPTKIERDLMQIVPQSDWIDIGHLLIHHGRALCTARKPACGECPLQDLCPSAALYLDG; encoded by the coding sequence ATGCCTGCACAGAAGTCCGCAAGCCCGCCAAAACGCAAGCGAGGCCGAGAGTCTAAACGCGCTCTCCGCGAGCGTCTAGGAGAGATCGTCTCCGGCCTCCGCGCAACCTATCCTGAAGCCGAATGCGCTCTTGAATATCGTAGTGCGTGGGAACTATTGGTTGCCACCATCCTCTCCGCGCAGTGCACGGACAAGCGAGTAAACATGGTCACTCCGGCCCTCTTTGAGCGCTTTCCAACGGTGGAAGCCTTTGCAGCGGCGCCGCGAGAAGAACTGGAAACAGCCATAAGGACAACCGGCTTCTTTCGCAATAAAGCCAAGAATATTCAGGGCGCCGCGCACGTGCTGCTGGAGAAATTCGGGGGCGCTGTGCCTAATACGATGGCGGAACTCCTCGAGTTGCCCGGCGTAGCGCGGAAGACCGCCAATGTTGTGCTCGGCGTGGCTTTTCAGGTTGCTGACGGGGTTGTGGTCGACACCCACGTCTCGCGCCTCTCTCAGCGCCTGCGGCTGACCCGCGAAAAAGAGCCCACCAAGATCGAGCGAGATTTAATGCAGATAGTGCCTCAGTCCGATTGGATAGACATTGGACACCTGCTAATTCACCACGGCCGGGCGCTCTGCACCGCTCGCAAGCCTGCCTGTGGCGAATGCCCGTTACAGGACCTTTGCCCAAGCGCGGCACTCTACCTCGACGGTTAG
- a CDS encoding TrkA family potassium uptake protein: MQNQQIAVIGLGRFGRSAAIQLASLGYDVLGVDKNEDLVENMSDDLTHVVRADTSNEGALEELGIRNFDVVVVGISSDVQSSIVTTLILKHLDVPYVIAKARDELHGEILDRIGADKVIYPEHEAGLRISHTFISRAILDYVEVVPGYGVSKIRVPDRFVGRSLQVLGFDEESGLRVLMIGRNKSVIYDPYPSERLQDGDVLMLVGEDRYLSEMEL; this comes from the coding sequence ATGCAAAACCAGCAGATTGCCGTCATTGGTCTGGGGCGCTTTGGTAGAAGCGCCGCAATTCAGCTTGCCAGCCTGGGGTACGATGTGTTGGGCGTGGACAAAAATGAAGACCTTGTGGAAAACATGTCGGATGACCTCACCCACGTAGTGCGGGCTGATACGTCAAATGAAGGAGCCTTGGAGGAGCTGGGCATTCGCAATTTCGACGTGGTGGTTGTCGGTATTAGTTCGGACGTTCAGAGCAGCATTGTCACCACTCTGATTCTCAAACATCTTGACGTGCCATATGTGATTGCAAAGGCACGTGATGAACTTCATGGCGAGATACTGGATCGCATTGGCGCCGATAAGGTGATCTATCCTGAACATGAAGCCGGCCTGCGCATTTCACATACGTTCATTTCGCGTGCCATACTGGACTATGTGGAGGTGGTCCCAGGCTATGGTGTCAGCAAGATCCGCGTTCCCGATCGTTTTGTCGGCCGGTCGCTGCAAGTCTTGGGTTTTGATGAAGAGAGCGGACTTCGAGTCCTGATGATTGGACGCAATAAGAGTGTCATCTATGATCCGTACCCCAGCGAGCGCCTACAAGACGGCGACGTCTTGATGCTGGTGGGAGAAGACCGCTACTTGAGTGAGATGGAGCTGTAG
- the prfB gene encoding peptide chain release factor 2 (programmed frameshift), whose amino-acid sequence MINERIAALSARADELRRRLDLASWDVEIAELEEKSLDPGLWDTPVDAQRVMQRLAAVRRMADDWNGFFAEVEALQEFAALDDPALETELDSEVGRLEADGEKREIQTLFQGTYDERDALLSLHAGAGGTDSQDWVEMLLRMYIRWAETHEHRPEILDSTPGEEAGIKSVTLQVSGPFAYGRLKSEHGVHRLVRLSPFDANHRRHTSFALVEALPVIDDDVTVEINPDDVRLDTFRASGAGGQHVNKTNSAVRITHAPSGIVVSCQNERSQLQNREAAMRILRARLLERKLQEQQAEQAALKGEHTSAEWGNQIRSYVLHPYTMVKDLRTGVETGNTRAVMDGAIDDFVEAFLRQQAENRRQGARGKT is encoded by the exons ATGATCAATGAGAGAATAGCCGCCCTAAGCGCTCGTGCAGACGAACTTCGGAGGCGCCTT GACCTGGCATCATGGGACGTAGAGATTGCCGAACTGGAGGAAAAGTCGCTTGACCCGGGACTGTGGGATACGCCGGTTGACGCACAGCGTGTGATGCAGCGGCTCGCGGCGGTGCGCCGCATGGCGGATGATTGGAATGGGTTCTTCGCGGAAGTCGAGGCGTTGCAGGAGTTTGCCGCGCTCGACGACCCAGCGCTGGAGACAGAGCTTGACTCCGAGGTGGGCCGGCTGGAAGCTGATGGCGAGAAGCGTGAGATACAGACGCTCTTTCAAGGCACGTACGATGAGCGTGACGCGCTTCTTTCCCTGCATGCGGGCGCAGGCGGAACTGATTCGCAGGACTGGGTCGAGATGCTCCTTCGCATGTATATCCGCTGGGCGGAGACGCACGAGCACAGGCCGGAGATTTTGGATAGCACCCCCGGTGAAGAGGCCGGCATCAAGAGCGTGACGTTGCAGGTAAGCGGGCCATTTGCCTACGGCCGGCTTAAGTCCGAACATGGCGTGCACCGTCTCGTGCGGTTGTCGCCGTTTGATGCCAACCACCGCCGGCACACGTCATTCGCACTCGTAGAGGCGCTTCCCGTGATCGATGATGACGTCACGGTTGAGATCAACCCCGACGACGTGCGTCTCGATACGTTTCGCGCCAGTGGGGCGGGCGGGCAGCATGTAAACAAGACCAACTCGGCGGTGCGTATTACACATGCGCCCAGCGGCATTGTCGTCTCCTGCCAAAATGAGCGCTCGCAACTGCAAAACCGCGAGGCAGCCATGCGCATTCTGCGCGCACGCCTCTTGGAGCGGAAGCTGCAAGAGCAGCAGGCCGAACAGGCGGCTCTCAAGGGTGAGCATACGAGCGCTGAATGGGGCAACCAAATTCGTTCGTATGTGTTGCATCCCTACACCATGGTCAAAGACCTCCGCACCGGAGTTGAAACCGGGAATACGCGCGCCGTGATGGATGGTGCTATCGATGACTTCGTTGAGGCCTTTCTCAGGCAGCAAGCTGAGAACCGCCGGCAGGGAGCACGAGGAAAAACTTAG
- a CDS encoding 2-isopropylmalate synthase, which yields MRTLQIFDTTLRDGEQAAGGSLTVDEKLYLGQQLERLGVDILEAGFPRTSPGDFQAVQLLAKKLRDVQICALSGFKPDQVEAAWGAIKEGEAPRIHVFISSSDIHLERQLRMTRQEVREAAIACVEQAVGYCSNVEFSAMDATRSDWDYLCQLFGDAIAAGAKVVNVPDTMGYTQPDEFAELLQYLRANTPGIDNVTISVHCHNDLGQANSNSLIAIINGVDQIECTINGVGERAGNASLEEVVMNTTVRKDFFKVTHGINTEEIYRTSRMVSDLMNMPVQPNKAVVGANAFAHSSGLHQDGMLKDRQTYEIMTPQSVGMGGSRIVLGKTSGRHAFRDQLAKMGYHLSEEEFQEAFDRFKDLADKRRNVTERDIEALLSSDVLHAKEYFHLDHIQVSCGDKSIPTATVRIIDEEDRVLEDAALGDGPVDAVCKAINRIVNVPAELTEFRVQAVTEGIDAQGEVSIRLESEGVSVTGYGADTDIIVASAKAYMNALNKHISAQSVAEAHADATPVAAAGSHS from the coding sequence ATGCGAACACTACAGATATTCGATACTACGCTGCGTGATGGTGAGCAAGCAGCGGGCGGGTCTTTGACGGTAGATGAAAAGCTGTACCTCGGCCAGCAATTGGAACGACTTGGTGTTGACATTCTCGAGGCCGGCTTTCCCCGCACTTCTCCCGGCGACTTCCAGGCCGTGCAACTCTTGGCAAAGAAACTGCGCGACGTCCAGATTTGCGCCCTATCCGGCTTTAAGCCGGACCAGGTCGAGGCCGCTTGGGGCGCTATCAAAGAAGGTGAAGCGCCCCGCATCCATGTCTTTATCTCATCGAGCGATATCCACCTGGAACGACAATTGCGCATGACTCGCCAGGAAGTCAGAGAGGCAGCAATCGCGTGCGTCGAACAGGCGGTGGGATATTGCTCCAATGTCGAATTCTCGGCGATGGATGCCACGCGCAGCGATTGGGACTACTTATGTCAGCTTTTTGGCGATGCTATTGCAGCCGGCGCTAAGGTCGTAAACGTGCCCGATACGATGGGGTACACCCAGCCGGATGAGTTTGCTGAGCTCCTGCAATACCTGCGAGCGAATACACCCGGTATCGACAACGTAACAATCTCCGTCCATTGCCATAACGACCTCGGACAGGCCAACTCCAATTCGCTGATCGCCATCATCAACGGTGTGGATCAAATCGAATGCACGATCAATGGCGTTGGGGAACGCGCCGGAAATGCGTCACTTGAAGAGGTAGTGATGAATACCACCGTGCGCAAAGACTTTTTCAAAGTAACGCACGGCATAAACACAGAGGAAATCTACCGCACGAGCCGGATGGTGAGCGACTTGATGAACATGCCGGTGCAGCCCAACAAGGCTGTCGTGGGCGCGAACGCATTCGCGCACTCCTCCGGCCTGCATCAGGACGGCATGCTGAAGGACCGGCAAACGTATGAGATTATGACACCCCAGAGCGTGGGCATGGGCGGTAGCCGGATTGTCCTCGGCAAGACCAGCGGTCGGCACGCCTTCCGCGACCAGCTTGCCAAGATGGGCTATCACCTCAGTGAAGAGGAGTTTCAGGAAGCCTTTGATCGCTTCAAGGACCTGGCCGACAAGCGCCGCAACGTCACGGAGCGAGATATCGAGGCGCTGCTCTCAAGCGATGTGCTGCACGCTAAGGAGTACTTTCACCTTGATCACATTCAGGTGAGTTGCGGCGATAAGAGCATCCCGACCGCAACCGTACGCATCATCGATGAAGAGGACCGTGTCTTGGAAGATGCGGCATTGGGCGATGGACCGGTGGATGCCGTCTGCAAGGCCATCAATCGCATCGTCAATGTGCCGGCGGAACTCACTGAATTCCGTGTTCAGGCCGTTACCGAAGGTATCGATGCGCAAGGTGAGGTGAGCATTCGTCTTGAAAGCGAGGGTGTGTCTGTGACCGGCTACGGCGCTGATACGGACATCATTGTCGCCAGCGCCAAGGCATACATGAATGCCCTCAACAAGCATATCTCTGCGCAAAGCGTCGCTGAAGCGCACGCAGACGCGACGCCGGTGGCTGCTGCCGGGTCACACTCGTAA